Within Limisalsivibrio acetivorans, the genomic segment ACACAGTACATAAACAGAACGATTATAAATAAAGGGAGGGCAAGAATGGCTATTTCAAGAAGAAATTTTATAAAGCTAAGTGTGGCCGCAAGTGCCGCCGCAGCAGCAGGAATATCCTTCCCTGAAAGAGCTGAGGCCGCAGCAGGGGCCGAGGTTGATAAATGGGTAAAAGGCGCATGCCGGTTCTGCGGAACAGGATGCGGAGTATATGTAGGGGTTAAGGACGGCAAGGCCGTAGCTATTAAGGGTAACCCCGATGCGAAGACGAACTTCGGTTTCCTCTGCGTTAAGGGATTCCTCGCCTATAAGTGTATGTATCACCCCGACAGGCTCAAGTACCCCATGATTCGTCAGAGTGACGGAAACTTCAAACGTGCAAGCTGGGATGATGCCCTTGATCATGTTGCAGCCAAGTTCAAAGAGCTCAGGTACAAGTATGGCAAGGACGCGGTTGCATACTACGGTTCCGGTCAGTGTACCACAGAGGAGAGCTACACCTTCAACAAGCTTTGGAAGGGTGGCTTCCAGTCAAACATGGTGGAAGGAAACCCCAGACTCTGTATGGCGAGTGCGGTGGGTGGATACATCTCCACCTTCGGCTCCGACGAGCCTATAGGAAGCTATTCGGATATCGAGAAGTCCAAGTGCCTCTTCATCGTCGGCTCAAACATGAGCGAGTGCCACCCCATCATATTCCGCAGGGTTATGAGGCACAAGATGAAGAATCCCGATGTTAAGGTTATCGTCTGCGAGCCCAGAAGAACCAACACAGCGAAGATCGCTGACCTATGGCTACCCGTGGACCCGGGAACGGATCTTGCCGTATTCCACAGCATGGCCCATGTGATCATAAAGAAGGGTATCCACGATCCCGAATTCATAAAGAACTATGCAAGGATAACTGCGGGTAAGGAAAACTTCGATTTCGACAAGTATAAAGAGCTTGTAGACCAGTTTGATCCTAAAACTGCAGAGAAGCTTAGCAGATGCCCCGCAGAGGATATTGAGAAGGCCGCAGAATGGTTCGCCACAAGCGGAGCCTCCATGTCCCTCTGGACGATGGGTCTGAACCAGCGGATGAGGGGTGTATGGGCGAACAACCTTGTGCACAACCTTCATATCATAACAGGAAACCTCTGCCGCTCAGGCGCAGATTCCTTCTCCCTCACAGGCCAGCCCAACGCATGCGGCGGTGTTCGTGAGACAGGCTCCCTCGCACACCTGCTCCCCGGAACCAGACCGGTTGCCTCCGAAGCGGTTAGGACAGAGGTTGAGGAAGCATGGGGTATCCCCAAGGGAACCATCAATCCGAAGCCCGGTTTCCATACCATGAAGATGTTCGACAATCTCGGCGGTGAGGATGATTCCAGCAAGCCTATCAAAGCTATGCTGACATCAACCACAAACCCCGCCCAGTCTCTGCCGAACCTTGATAAGTACATACCCGGCATGAGAGATTCCTTCCTCGTTGTGCTTGATATGTTCCCCACGAGGACAACCCAGCTTGCGGATGTTATCCTTCCGGCGGCCTTCCTCTATGAGAAGGGTGGTGTATACGGATGCTCCGAGAGAAGAAGCCAGCT encodes:
- a CDS encoding molybdopterin oxidoreductase family protein, with the protein product MAISRRNFIKLSVAASAAAAAGISFPERAEAAAGAEVDKWVKGACRFCGTGCGVYVGVKDGKAVAIKGNPDAKTNFGFLCVKGFLAYKCMYHPDRLKYPMIRQSDGNFKRASWDDALDHVAAKFKELRYKYGKDAVAYYGSGQCTTEESYTFNKLWKGGFQSNMVEGNPRLCMASAVGGYISTFGSDEPIGSYSDIEKSKCLFIVGSNMSECHPIIFRRVMRHKMKNPDVKVIVCEPRRTNTAKIADLWLPVDPGTDLAVFHSMAHVIIKKGIHDPEFIKNYARITAGKENFDFDKYKELVDQFDPKTAEKLSRCPAEDIEKAAEWFATSGASMSLWTMGLNQRMRGVWANNLVHNLHIITGNLCRSGADSFSLTGQPNACGGVRETGSLAHLLPGTRPVASEAVRTEVEEAWGIPKGTINPKPGFHTMKMFDNLGGEDDSSKPIKAMLTSTTNPAQSLPNLDKYIPGMRDSFLVVLDMFPTRTTQLADVILPAAFLYEKGGVYGCSERRSQLTEKAVEPVGEAKPDVWIAAQIAKRMGLSELIPWNMDDSMAANKMAWTDYITVTKDTEHTLWGAQFDILKKSKEGLQWPCPYPGHPGTERRYVRGLDPVFEMPGHKEHIPSDASIYFYADKKGDGKSNIWLRPYKGPGEVPDQQYPFYLTTGRVIEQWHTGTMTMRIPEIARAHPNAYIELHPEDASKLGISSGDMVEVESRRGKNTLPARITKGTLPGVLFVPWHDQVMERMINFVCNDVVDPGSKEPEFKIAAVKIKRVSGPKDVADKFYISDVNSTYA